In Mus musculus strain C57BL/6J chromosome 1, GRCm38.p6 C57BL/6J, a single genomic region encodes these proteins:
- the Sccpdh gene encoding saccharopine dehydrogenase-like oxidoreductase, translating to MATEQRPFHLVVFGASGFTGQFVTEEVAREQIASEQSSRLPWAVAGRSKEKLQQVLEKAAQKLGRPSLSSEVGVIICDISNPASLDEMAKQAKLVLNCVGPYRFYGEPVVKACIENGTSCIDICGEPQFLELMHAKYHEKAAEKGVYIIGSSGFDSIPADLGVLYTRNQMNGTLTAVESFLTINTGPEGLCIHDGTWKSAIYGFGDKGSLRKLRSVSCLKPVPIVGTKLKRRWPVSYCRELNSYSIPFLGSDISVVKRTQRYLHENLEDSPVQYAAYVTVGGITSVIKLMFAGLFFLFFVKFSIGRQLLIKFPWLFSFGYFSKQGPTQKQMDETSFTMTFFGQGYSHGTCVEKNKPNIRICTQVKGPEAGYVATPIAMVQAAMTFLSDASDLPKGGGVFTPGAAFSRTKLIDRLNKHGIEFSVISSSEV from the exons ATGGCGACGGAGCAGAGGCCTTTCCACCTGGTGGTGTTCGGCGCCTCTGGCTTCACCGGCCAGTTCGTGACGGAGGAGGTGGCCCGGGAGCAGATAGCCTCGGAGCAGAGCTCCCGCCTGCCCTGGGCCGTGGCGGGTCGCTCCAAGGAGAAGCTGCAGCAAGTGCTGGAGAAGGCTGCCCAGAAACTGG GAAGACCATCACTATCATCTGAAGTTGGAGTCATAATCTGTGATATCAGTAATCCAGCCTCACTTGATGAAATGGCTAAACAGGCAAAGCTTGTCCTCAACTGCGTAGGACCG TATCGATTTTATGGAGAACCTGTAGTAAAAGCATGTATTGAAAATGGAACAAGTTGTATTGACATCTGTGGGGAACCTCAG TTTCTGGAACTAATGCATGCGAAGTATCATGAGAAAGCTGCAGAGAAGGGGGTTTATATCATTGGAAGCAGTGGCTTTGACTCCATCCCAGCAGATCTAGGAGTGCTATACACCAGGAACCAGATGAACG gtactttgaCTGCTGTAGAAAGCTTCCTGACAATAAATACAGGACCTGAG GGGTTGTGTATTCATGATGGAACCTGGAAGTCGGCAATTTATGGTTTTGGCGATAAGGGTAGTTTAAGAAAACTACGGAGTGTATCATGTCTGAAACCTGTCCCAATTGTTGGTACAAAgttgaaaagaag GTGGCCAGTCAGCTATTGTAGAGAGCTGAACTCGTATTCCATTCCTTTTTTGGGATCTGATATATCTGTTGTGAAAAGGACTCAGCGTTACTTACATGAAAATTTAGAGGACTCACCA GTTCAGTATGCTGCTTATGTGACGGTGGGAGGCATCACCTCTGTGATTAAGCTGATGTTTGCAGGACtgttctttttattctttgtgaagtttAGCATTGGAAGACAACTTCTCATAAAA ttcccatggctcttttcctttggctatttttcaaaacaaggtcCAACACAAAAACAG ATGGATGAGACATCATTTACAATGACATTCTTTGGTCAAGGATACAGCCATGGCACTTGTGttgaaaagaacaaaccaaataTCCGAATCTGCACTCAAGTGAAGGGACCAG AGGCTGGCTACGTGGCTACTCCCATAGCCATGGTTCAGGCTGCCATGACTTTTCTGAGTGACGCCTCTGACCTTCCAAAAGG GGGCGGTGTCTTTACACCTGGAGCAGCTTTCTCCAGAACAAAGTTGATTGACAGACTCAACAAACATGGCATTGAATTTAGTGTCATTAGCAGCTCCGAAGTCTAA
- the Sccpdh gene encoding saccharopine dehydrogenase-like oxidoreductase isoform X1, whose protein sequence is MIRVARLMRVAGRRAAMGRRPLLSATEADVQPEPDVAARHRPVARDAAQQLGREEAWAWLWAWPARGPKGAGRCSRADGGQDSGGCCARYWGPGLRRRRGGLSPPRAAARCGLVMATEQRPFHLVVFGASGFTGQFVTEEVAREQIASEQSSRLPWAVAGRSKEKLQQVLEKAAQKLGRPSLSSEVGVIICDISNPASLDEMAKQAKLVLNCVGPYRFYGEPVVKACIENGTSCIDICGEPQFLELMHAKYHEKAAEKGVYIIGSSGFDSIPADLGVLYTRNQMNGTLTAVESFLTINTGPEGLCIHDGTWKSAIYGFGDKGSLRKLRSVSCLKPVPIVGTKLKRRWPVSYCRELNSYSIPFLGSDISVVKRTQRYLHENLEDSPVQYAAYVTVGGITSVIKLMFAGLFFLFFVKFSIGRQLLIKMDETSFTMTFFGQGYSHGTCVEKNKPNIRICTQVKGPEAGYVATPIAMVQAAMTFLSDASDLPKGGGVFTPGAAFSRTKLIDRLNKHGIEFSVISSSEV, encoded by the exons ATGATTCGGGTGGCCAGATTGATGCGGGTAGCCGGGCGGCGGGCAGCAATGGGCCGTCGGCCGCTCCTGTCAGCCACCGAAGCGGACGTGCAGCCCGAGCCGGATGTGGCGGCGCGGCACCGGCCGGTGGCCCGGGATGCGGCGCAGCAGCTTGGTCGCGAGGAGGCGTGGGCGTGGCTGTGGGCGTGGCCCGCGCGTGGGCCGAAGGGAGCCGGGCGCTGTAGCCGCGCCGACGGCGGCCAGGACAGCGGCGGTTGCTGCGCCCGGTACTGGGGTCCCGGCCTGAGGCGCAGGCGCGGTGGACTCAGCCCGCCCCGGGCTGCAGCTCGCTGTGGACTCGTCATGGCGACGGAGCAGAGGCCTTTCCACCTGGTGGTGTTCGGCGCCTCTGGCTTCACCGGCCAGTTCGTGACGGAGGAGGTGGCCCGGGAGCAGATAGCCTCGGAGCAGAGCTCCCGCCTGCCCTGGGCCGTGGCGGGTCGCTCCAAGGAGAAGCTGCAGCAAGTGCTGGAGAAGGCTGCCCAGAAACTGG GAAGACCATCACTATCATCTGAAGTTGGAGTCATAATCTGTGATATCAGTAATCCAGCCTCACTTGATGAAATGGCTAAACAGGCAAAGCTTGTCCTCAACTGCGTAGGACCG TATCGATTTTATGGAGAACCTGTAGTAAAAGCATGTATTGAAAATGGAACAAGTTGTATTGACATCTGTGGGGAACCTCAG TTTCTGGAACTAATGCATGCGAAGTATCATGAGAAAGCTGCAGAGAAGGGGGTTTATATCATTGGAAGCAGTGGCTTTGACTCCATCCCAGCAGATCTAGGAGTGCTATACACCAGGAACCAGATGAACG gtactttgaCTGCTGTAGAAAGCTTCCTGACAATAAATACAGGACCTGAG GGGTTGTGTATTCATGATGGAACCTGGAAGTCGGCAATTTATGGTTTTGGCGATAAGGGTAGTTTAAGAAAACTACGGAGTGTATCATGTCTGAAACCTGTCCCAATTGTTGGTACAAAgttgaaaagaag GTGGCCAGTCAGCTATTGTAGAGAGCTGAACTCGTATTCCATTCCTTTTTTGGGATCTGATATATCTGTTGTGAAAAGGACTCAGCGTTACTTACATGAAAATTTAGAGGACTCACCA GTTCAGTATGCTGCTTATGTGACGGTGGGAGGCATCACCTCTGTGATTAAGCTGATGTTTGCAGGACtgttctttttattctttgtgaagtttAGCATTGGAAGACAACTTCTCATAAAA ATGGATGAGACATCATTTACAATGACATTCTTTGGTCAAGGATACAGCCATGGCACTTGTGttgaaaagaacaaaccaaataTCCGAATCTGCACTCAAGTGAAGGGACCAG AGGCTGGCTACGTGGCTACTCCCATAGCCATGGTTCAGGCTGCCATGACTTTTCTGAGTGACGCCTCTGACCTTCCAAAAGG GGGCGGTGTCTTTACACCTGGAGCAGCTTTCTCCAGAACAAAGTTGATTGACAGACTCAACAAACATGGCATTGAATTTAGTGTCATTAGCAGCTCCGAAGTCTAA